Proteins from a single region of Paraflavitalea devenefica:
- a CDS encoding PEP/pyruvate-binding domain-containing protein, with amino-acid sequence MDKRKQFVLSDAEIDTFARWALQIEDHYGKPMDIEWAKDGDSGELFIVQARPETVHSM; translated from the coding sequence TTGGATAAACGTAAACAATTTGTATTGTCGGATGCTGAGATCGACACGTTTGCCAGATGGGCTTTGCAGATAGAAGATCATTACGGTAAACCGATGGATATCGAGTGGGCCAAAGATGGCGATAGCGGTGAACTATTTATTGTGCAGGCGCGGCCCGAAACAGTACATAGCATGTAA
- a CDS encoding PEP/pyruvate-binding domain-containing protein: protein MSTYIRQLNEVTMQEVAAVGGKNASLGEMLSRLGKAGIHVPDGFATTAAAFRLFLEHNKLNGPLDELMQHPNRVLKASSTCQARQYRYTVG from the coding sequence ATGAGCACCTATATCAGGCAATTAAATGAGGTTACCATGCAGGAGGTAGCTGCAGTGGGTGGAAAGAATGCCTCCCTCGGAGAAATGCTTTCAAGGCTTGGCAAGGCAGGCATTCATGTGCCGGATGGATTTGCTACCACGGCTGCTGCTTTCCGCTTGTTCCTTGAACACAACAAGTTGAATGGACCGCTCGACGAGTTGATGCAGCACCCGAATCGGGTTTTAAAGGCGTCATCTACCTGTCAGGCACGTCAATATAGATACACCGTTGGATAA
- a CDS encoding phage holin family protein, protein MEGSTTGIRGLAASVKEYVNTRVDSVKLSAAETTSLIISDLVAGAIVAVVFLFVLVFASIAGALALSAWIGKPWSGFLIVAGVYLLIGVITWTAKERMIRIPVMNKIIHQLFKNDAGDEED, encoded by the coding sequence ATGGAAGGATCAACGACAGGTATCCGCGGATTGGCCGCTTCTGTAAAAGAATATGTGAATACACGTGTGGATTCGGTGAAGCTAAGCGCCGCGGAAACAACATCGCTGATCATTTCTGATCTCGTCGCCGGAGCTATCGTTGCTGTGGTATTTTTATTTGTACTGGTCTTTGCCAGTATCGCAGGCGCTTTGGCCTTATCGGCCTGGATAGGTAAGCCCTGGAGTGGCTTCCTCATCGTAGCCGGTGTTTACCTGCTTATTGGCGTTATCACGTGGACAGCTAAAGAAAGGATGATACGCATCCCGGTCATGAACAAGATCATTCATCAATTATTTAAAAACGACGCGGGCGATGAAGAAGATTAA
- a CDS encoding YtxH domain-containing protein, with translation MNNTSKILAAFAIGAAAGAIAGILLAPDKGSETRRKLGEEGKKLAEGFKRKCKEAGNQFDEIKKEMEEAGNGLA, from the coding sequence ATGAACAATACCTCCAAAATACTCGCCGCATTTGCCATCGGCGCCGCAGCAGGCGCTATTGCCGGTATCTTATTAGCACCTGATAAGGGGTCCGAAACCCGGCGTAAGCTTGGCGAAGAAGGAAAGAAACTGGCAGAGGGCTTTAAGAGAAAATGCAAGGAAGCCGGCAACCAGTTCGATGAAATCAAAAAGGAAATGGAAGAAGCCGGTAATGGGCTGGCTTAA
- a CDS encoding AI-2E family transporter, whose product MDTYRLTSRSFGKLLQVTVFLLVILYFGRTLFIPMCYGLLIAIVLYPICRWLEQKGWPRSLAITAGLLIVAILFAALLTLLVIQLQVFWKDFPALLAKLKPALLQLQAWITSFGISTPAQHQWWQQTLQQAGSNMGSFIKGALSAGMGGIVILFLVPVYTALFLYNRRVFVQFLSRLAGTEYREQLQHVLKEVIHTYFNFIKGMVMVYIIVGILNSIGLLALGIPHALLFGMLTAIMTIIPYVGIFISALLPISVAWITRDSIWYPMGVVAVFGFVQYLEANVIFPRVVAAQLKVSTWATLVAIIAGGILWGVSGMILFIPFTGILKIISDHLPATFLGHLNVLLDRSPKK is encoded by the coding sequence ATGGATACGTATCGTTTAACAAGCCGTTCATTCGGCAAGCTGCTGCAGGTCACCGTGTTCCTGCTGGTGATCCTGTACTTTGGGAGAACGCTGTTCATACCGATGTGCTACGGCCTCCTGATCGCCATTGTCTTGTACCCTATTTGCAGATGGCTGGAGCAAAAGGGCTGGCCGCGCAGCCTTGCCATTACGGCGGGGTTGCTGATCGTAGCAATATTGTTTGCCGCCCTGCTGACGCTATTGGTCATCCAACTTCAGGTTTTCTGGAAAGATTTCCCGGCACTGCTGGCCAAACTGAAGCCAGCCTTGTTACAGTTGCAGGCCTGGATCACCTCTTTTGGTATTTCCACGCCTGCCCAGCACCAGTGGTGGCAGCAAACCCTTCAACAGGCAGGCAGTAATATGGGTAGTTTTATTAAAGGGGCCTTGTCGGCCGGCATGGGCGGGATCGTGATCCTGTTCCTGGTACCAGTATACACCGCTTTATTCCTTTACAACAGGCGGGTATTTGTGCAATTCCTGTCCAGGCTGGCAGGAACTGAATACCGTGAACAATTACAGCATGTATTGAAAGAAGTGATCCATACTTACTTCAATTTTATCAAGGGCATGGTGATGGTATACATCATTGTGGGCATCCTCAATAGCATTGGTCTGTTGGCATTGGGTATTCCCCATGCCCTATTATTCGGCATGCTTACAGCGATCATGACCATTATTCCTTATGTAGGCATCTTTATCAGCGCTCTGCTGCCTATATCAGTTGCCTGGATCACCAGGGATTCTATTTGGTATCCTATGGGTGTGGTGGCCGTATTCGGCTTTGTACAATACCTCGAAGCAAATGTGATCTTCCCCCGCGTGGTGGCGGCACAGCTAAAAGTAAGCACCTGGGCCACCCTGGTGGCCATTATTGCCGGCGGCATTTTATGGGGTGTATCCGGCATGATCCTTTTCATCCCCTTTACCGGTATCCTCAAAATTATCAGCGATCATTTACCGGCTACTTTCCTGGGTCATCTGAATGTACTGCTGGACCGGAGTCCGAAAAAATAA
- a CDS encoding heavy metal-binding domain-containing protein, with protein MKKILILIIGLFLTSLSLFAQTKAGKTDTTKHETFYTCSMHPDVKSDKPGKCSQCGMALKLSGKERIKKAITKNYICPVHVNVSKHDPGKCPQCGRKLQLSPKEQMKAEVTKAYTCPMHPEVTLTKEGVCPKCGKALVEKKN; from the coding sequence ATGAAAAAGATTCTTATTCTAATTATTGGGCTTTTTCTTACTTCCCTGTCCCTGTTCGCACAAACAAAAGCGGGCAAGACGGATACTACAAAACATGAAACCTTTTATACCTGCTCTATGCATCCTGATGTGAAGAGTGATAAGCCTGGAAAATGCTCTCAATGCGGCATGGCCCTCAAATTGTCTGGTAAGGAACGAATAAAAAAGGCAATAACAAAAAATTACATTTGCCCTGTTCATGTAAATGTATCCAAGCATGATCCGGGTAAGTGCCCCCAATGTGGAAGGAAGCTTCAACTTTCGCCTAAAGAACAGATGAAGGCCGAAGTGACAAAGGCATATACATGCCCCATGCACCCTGAAGTGACCCTCACCAAAGAAGGCGTATGCCCGAAATGTGGTAAAGCATTAGTAGAAAAGAAGAATTAA
- a CDS encoding universal stress protein — MKKIIVALDGLKLAKSAVQYAVAIAARQQAHLVGVFLDDVTYHSYKIYELAGAEGVSEHKRAILEEGDVNKREEAVAYFKVACDNASINYSIHHDRNIALQELLHESIYADLLIIEGHETLTHYAEDLPTRFVRELLEGVQCPVLVVPGQYKPIEKVSILYDGEPSSVFATRMFCYVLADLNIDEIEVLTVNKPGHSSHVPDNRLMKEFMKRHLPAARYTVLKGDPETEILRHLRTYGGNALLVLGAYRRGMVSRWFRPSMADLLMTEVKMPLFIAHNK; from the coding sequence ATGAAAAAGATAATTGTAGCCCTCGATGGCTTAAAACTGGCGAAATCGGCTGTACAGTACGCAGTTGCTATTGCAGCCCGGCAACAGGCACACCTCGTAGGTGTTTTCCTCGATGATGTAACTTACCATAGTTATAAAATTTACGAATTGGCAGGGGCTGAAGGAGTATCTGAGCATAAAAGAGCTATACTGGAAGAGGGAGATGTAAATAAAAGAGAAGAGGCGGTAGCATACTTCAAAGTTGCTTGTGATAACGCTTCGATCAATTATTCCATTCACCATGATCGTAATATTGCTTTGCAGGAATTGCTGCATGAAAGTATTTATGCCGACCTGCTGATCATTGAGGGCCATGAAACCTTAACGCATTATGCGGAGGACCTGCCCACCCGGTTTGTACGGGAATTGCTGGAAGGCGTACAGTGCCCGGTCCTGGTTGTGCCTGGCCAATATAAGCCCATCGAAAAAGTAAGCATCCTGTACGATGGCGAGCCTTCTTCGGTGTTTGCCACCCGGATGTTCTGTTATGTATTGGCCGACCTCAATATAGATGAAATAGAGGTGTTAACTGTCAACAAACCGGGGCATTCTTCCCATGTGCCCGATAACAGGCTCATGAAAGAATTCATGAAACGTCATTTGCCGGCTGCCAGGTATACTGTGTTAAAGGGTGATCCCGAAACAGAGATACTGCGTCACCTGCGCACTTATGGCGGTAATGCCTTGTTGGTGTTAGGCGCTTACCGGCGTGGCATGGTATCCCGGTGGTTCCGGCCCAGCATGGCCGATCTGTTGATGACCGAAGTGAAAATGCCCCTTTTCATTGCCCACAACAAATAA
- a CDS encoding universal stress protein: MKILIIATDFSSTAKNATSYAMDMAQALQAEVLLLHIYPLPVNYGDTAVPAGLVDWEKRTEDGLAGFKKQLEQRTGGQVKVNTELRMGNFLTELGTVCDRVQPYAVIMGCKGTTAAERFLFGSHAISAMKHLAWPVITVPLEAKFKAVKKIGLACDLQDPEATVPLDEINQLVTDFNASLHILNTGEQTYDPQAVFMSGWLGKKLRNVRPSFHFIEGNTDDAILSFAERNEVDLLVVLPHRHNIWDALIHRSHTKQFVLHSHIPLMALHDHEQPVNTSSKV; this comes from the coding sequence ATGAAAATCCTGATCATAGCTACAGACTTTTCGTCAACAGCAAAAAATGCCACCTCCTATGCCATGGATATGGCCCAGGCGTTGCAGGCAGAAGTGCTATTGTTGCATATCTACCCATTGCCCGTGAATTATGGCGACACAGCGGTCCCTGCAGGCCTGGTTGATTGGGAGAAGCGGACAGAAGACGGGCTGGCCGGGTTTAAAAAACAACTGGAACAAAGGACCGGTGGGCAGGTAAAGGTGAATACAGAACTAAGAATGGGCAACTTCCTGACAGAGCTCGGCACGGTATGCGACCGCGTACAGCCTTATGCAGTAATAATGGGTTGTAAAGGAACTACTGCTGCAGAGCGTTTCCTGTTTGGCAGCCATGCAATCAGCGCTATGAAACACCTGGCCTGGCCTGTTATTACGGTCCCTTTGGAAGCGAAGTTCAAAGCGGTAAAGAAGATTGGTCTGGCCTGCGACCTGCAGGATCCGGAAGCAACTGTTCCGCTCGATGAGATCAACCAGTTGGTTACTGATTTTAATGCATCATTGCATATCCTTAACACCGGCGAACAGACCTATGATCCACAGGCTGTATTTATGTCTGGCTGGCTGGGGAAAAAACTAAGGAATGTAAGGCCCAGTTTTCATTTTATTGAAGGAAATACAGACGATGCGATCCTCAGTTTCGCTGAAAGGAATGAGGTGGACTTACTGGTGGTATTGCCACACCGGCACAACATATGGGATGCGCTCATCCACAGAAGCCATACCAAACAGTTCGTATTGCACAGCCATATTCCTTTGATGGCCCTGCATGATCATGAACAGCCCGTGAATACCAGCAGCAAGGTGTAA